DNA sequence from the Patescibacteria group bacterium genome:
TAATCTCGTGTTGTCTGTGCCCACGGTCGTGGAAGTGTCATTTGCTGATCAGTACCTTGAACGCGATAATTTTGCGGTGCTTGACCAATTCGCCGGCTCATATGAGCCCTCCTACGTCAGGCAGGAGACGATTGTTGCCGAAAATTCCTTCAGCATTGCCACGGATAAAATCATTGGAGGAGCATCGCGCATGATTGACGGAGATACGCGGACCTATGCGGAATTCGCACTACCCGAGAATGCACAGGGAAGCGCGCGGATAATGCTCAAATCCTCGCAGCCGGTGGTTTCATCGGGTCTTACTCTTTTTCTTGACGATCATGTGGCTTTGCCGACTTCAGTAGGAATTCGTGCGGTCGTGAATGGCAGCGAGCGTATTGTGGTGGCGGAGCGCAGCATCAATCAGCCTACCATTGGGTTCCCGCGTACGGAGGCGCGGGACTGGATCGTCACATTTACCTTTGCGCAGCCTCTGCGTATCACGGAACTGCGTCTCATACCGGAAAATGCCGCTTCCACGAAAATATATAACCTGCGTTTTCTCGCGCAGCCTCAGCGTACATATCGTATCTACTTCGATCCCGACAGAAACGTGAATGTTCCCGTCGGCGAGACCGGAAATCTCGCGCTAAATAAGGACGTGCTTGTACTCCCCCTGTTGAGCGCGAATGCGAACCCTCTTTATCGTGCGGCAGACGTTGATGCCGATGGTGTTATTGATACGCAGGACAATTGCGTTGAGATAAGCAATCGGGACCAGCGCGACATCAACCATAACGGAAGGGGAGATGTATGTGATGACTACGACCGTGATGGGCTGATCAACAGCAAAGATAATTGTCCGGAAAACGCCAACCGCAGCCAAGCAGATACTGACGGTGATGGGAAAGGAGATGCGTGCGATGCCGAAGAGAGCAGGATTACGGAACGAAATCCATGGCTGCCATGGGCAGGGATTGTATTTGCGGCGCTTGTGGTGGCGGTCCTTCTATTCATAACGGTGCGCATGCCGACAGACGACAAGAAACCTCTTCAGAGAAAGTAGTACAGGAATTTAACAGGTGGTGCGATTCTCGAAACGGCTATTTATCTCATGAATAGCCTTTTTGGTTTGGCGTGGCGCGTGCGGGAGCCCCATGTCCATGTGGCAAAAATGCTGTAAATTTGCCACCTTTTTGCTTGATACCAGCTGCCTTTTGTGGGATCATGAAGGCAAATGAAAAATATAACATGAGCTAAAATGAGAATCTCCCATAGATCCACCAGTTGGCGGAGCAAGTATAATCTTCTATAGTTTATGATATGGTGTTAAAGGAAAATAATTTTGCCTACATTGACGCGGCAAACCTTCACAAAGGAGTTGCGAGCTTGGGCTGGCAGCTTGATTACGCAAAATTCAGGAGATGGCTATTCGAGAAATATGGCGTGCGCGCCGCGTACTTGTTTATCGGTTTAATAGCAAAATATAAAGAGCTTTATAAATCTCTGCAAGAGGCGGGGTTTACGCTGGTGTTCAAAGAAGTGGTATATGACGGAGAAGGCAAGCCCAAAGGGAATTGCGACGCTGATTTAGTATTGCAGGCGACGCGTGACGCCTTTGAAAATAAATTTGATACGGCAGTTATTGTCGCAAGCGATGGCGATTATGCGGGACTGGTTAAATTCTTGCAGGAGAAACACAAGCTGTCAGTCATACTGTCTCCCAGCAATGAGAAAAAATGCTCGATTCTTCTTAAACGGACTGGAGCAAAAATTGCCTATATTAACGATCAGCGCTCCCATTTAGAATTGGCTTAAAAAGAAAAAGCCCCCGATAGGGACGGCACCCCATAAGGGTCTTTTTCGTGGTGATGGTTGCAGTATAGCAGGCGTTTACTGAAAGTCAATAGTCCATAAGAGCCCTCTCGCCCATGTGGCCCATTTGCTGCAAATGTGCCACCTTTTTACTTGTTACTAGTTGGTTTTTATGGGATCATGAAGGTATGAAAATTAAGGCTTAATTATGCAAAAGGAAGCTAATGCACGATTAAAAATAAACGCCTTACTCCAAGAGTCCGGCTGGAGATTTTTTGATGATAAAAAAGGCAAAGCCAATATTGTCTTGGAAAATAACGCCAAAATCACAAAACAAGCCATAGATGAATTTGGCAACGATTTTGAAAAAACTAACAAAGGTTTTATTGATTTTTTACTGCTCGATGAAAAGGGTTTTCCGTTTGTCGTTTTAGAAGCAAAATCGGAAGACAAAGACCCTCTCGACGGCAAAGAACAGGCGCGCCGTTATGCCCAATCACAAAACGCCCGCTTTATTATTCTTTCAAACGGCAACCTTCATTATTTATGGGATGTAGAGCGCGGCAACCCGACAGTTATCATCACTTTCCCGACTTATGAATCCTTGAAGCATTTTGAATCTTTCAAGCCAAGTTTTGCCGCTCTTTCAGAGGAAAAAGTTGAAAGCGATTATATTGTCCAAACTCAAAATCCAAATTATCAAAAAGACCCGCGCTGGATTGATGAAACTCAAAGGCCGGATTTTATCAAAGATCAGGATTTAAAATTTTTACGGCCTTATCAGCTTTCCGCAATTTACTCCTTGCAGAGTTCGGCGAAAAAAGGCAATGATCGCTATCTTTTTGAAATGGCAACCGGCACAGGCAAAACTCTTATTGCGGGCGGAATAATCAAGCTGTTTTTGAAAAGCGGAAACGCCAAAAGAATTTTGTTTTTAGTTGATCGCTTGGAATTGGAAGATCAAGCGTGGAAAAATTTTGTTCGTTTTCTCAAAAGCGATTTTACCTGCGTAATTTACAAAGAAAACAAAGACGACTGGAGAAAAGCGGAAATTATCGTTTCCACAGTTCAAAGTTTGTCATTCAACAATAAATACAAAGAGCTTTTTTCACCGACAGATTTTGATTTGTTAATATCTGATGAAGCGCACCGTTCAATCGGCGGAAATAGCCGGGCAGTTTTTGAGTATTTTGTCGGGTATAAATTAGGGCTTACCGCCACGCCGAAAGATTATCTCAAAAATATTGACCCGCAAAAAGTCAGCGAGAAAGACCCGCGCGCTTGGGAACGCCGTCAGCTTTTGGATACTTACACGACTTTTGGCTGTCCTTCCGGCGAGCCGACTTTCCGATACAGCTTGCTTGACGGCGTAAAAGACGGCTATCTTGTTAATCCGATTGTCGCCGACGCGAGGACAGAAATCACCACCGAACTTTTATCAGAAAAAGGTTATTCCTTAATGGTAGAAAACGAGGAAGGAATTGAGGAAGAACAAACCTTTTTCCAAAAAGATTTTGAGCGGAAATTTTTCTCCGATAAAACAAATCAGATTTTTTGCAAAACATTTTTAGAAAATGCGATCAAAGACCCGATTAGCGGGGAAATTGGAAAGAGTATTATTTTCTGCGTGAGTCAAAATCACGCTTCAAAAATAACGCAAACTTTAAATCAATTTGCTACGGCTCTTTGGCCCGACAAATATAATTCCGACTTTGCCGTGCAGGTTACTTCCAATATTCCCGACTCTCAACAATTTCCTATCAATTACGCAAACAATTATCTAAACGGACAAACAAAATGGCTGGCGGGCTATAAATCAAGCAAGACAAGAGTTTGCGTAACCGTCGGCATGATGACAACTGGCTACGATTGCCAAGATGTGATGAATCTTTGCCTTATGCGACCAATTTTTTCTCCGACTGATTTTATTCAAATCAAAGGACGCGGAACGAGAAAATATACTTTCAGCTACAAAGACGCAGACAATGAGCTGATAAAAATAGAAAAAGACACTTTCAAACTTTTTGATTTCTTCGCTAACTGCGAATATTTTGAGGAAAAATACAATTACGATCAAGTTTTGAAGCTCCCGATTAAAACCGGAACGGGAACAGGCGGCGGCGAGGGCGTAGATATTGATGAAGTAAATATTTTTAATCCCGACCCGCTCAAAACTTTTTCAGAAATTGCAGTCGGCCTTGCCGGTATGAAAGTTGACTGGAAGTTTTTTGATAAATTTGAATCGGTTGTAAAAAATGATCCGGTTGTTAAACAAAAATACGAGCAGGGCGATGTCAAAGGAGCGGAAGAATATGTTAAAACCGAAATTTTTGAAAAACCGGAAGATTATTTCAATTTGGATAAATTGCGAAAATCCGTCAAAGCAGATCGTCGCATTACGCTCAAAGAATTTATTGAAAAAATCTTTGGTGGTATAAACAAATTCAAATCAAAAGACGAATTGCTTGAAGATGAATTTGAAAAGTTTGTTTCTATCCACAAACCCGAAAATGATAATCTTTTACAAATTAAAAATTTTCTAAAATGTTATGTTGCAGATCAGGAATTTAGAACAATTATTGACAATAATCAAATCCAACGGTTATACACCTACCCAAGTTTTTCCGCTAATGAACTTAATGAATTGGGTAAGTATAAAAAGATTGTACCGGAATATGTCAAAGATTATGTTTCCTTAAATACTTTTATGTAATTATGAAAAAATTACAACCTCAATCACAAATAATTATCTATAAAGCAGAAACAGGCGAGACTAAAATCGATGTGCGTTTTGACGGTGAAACAGTGTGGTTAACGCAAAAACTTTTAGCTGAACTTTTTGGCGTTACTGTTCCTACTATCAATGAACATATTAAAAATGTTTACAAAGAAGGTGAATTAAAGGAAAGCTCAACTATTCGGAAATTCCTAATAGTTCAAAAAGAAGGCATTCGTGAAGTAGAAAGAGAGATTGATTTTTTTAATCTCGACATGATTATCTCTGTCGGTTACCGTATTAAAAGCTCTATCGCCACAGCTTTTCGTCAATGGGCAACTTTGCGACTACGCGAATATATTGTCAAGGGCTTTGTAATAGATGATGAACGATTAAAGAATCCCGATCTGCCATTTGATTATTTTGAAGAATTAACTCGTCGTATCTCAGAAATACGCGCCTCAGAAAAGAGATTTTATAGAAAAATTACCGACATCTATGCCACCAGTGTTGACTATGACCCGACAGATGAGAAGAGTACCCTCTTTTTTAAAACAGTTCAAAACAAAGTTCATTATGCGATTACGGGAAGCACTGCGGCAGAGATAATCGCGAGCAGGGTGGATAGTAAAAAAACAAATGTAGGCCTCACAAACTTCAGGGGCAGTAAGCCAACAAAAGAAGAAGTTTTGTTTGCCAAAAATTATTTGAGCGAGCAGGAACTTCTCGTTTTAAATAATCTTGTCGAGCAATATCTCGTATTTGCCGAAGGACAGGCGATGCAGAGAGTGCCAATGTATATGAAGGACTGGATAGATAAACTCCACGGATTTTTACAGATTAACAATAAAGATATTTTGAAAGATGCGGGCAAGGTCTCGCATGAGTTGGCAAAAGAGTTAGCTGAAAAAGAATATGATAAATATTACAAAAAAAGTTTAAAAGCGCCAAGCAAGGCGGACAGAGATTTTGAGGCATTCGCGAATAAAGCGATGAAACTTGTTAGCAAGGGTAAAAAGAAAAAATAATTATGAATTATCAAGAAATAAAACAAAAAATAAAAAATTGCCGCAACATTCTTGTTGGAATTGTTCCTAGTCCTGAAGCGCAAGTGCAACAAATCACTATTGCTTTGATGTATAAATTTATGGATGATATGGATAAAGAAGCGCAGGAAAAACACGACGCCCCGCCAATGTTTTTTGCCGGCGAATTTGCTAAATATTCCTGGACTAAACTTTTGTCGCCACAAGTAGGAAATCAAGAGAGATTAAATCTTTACGCGGAAGCGATTGAAAAAATGAATGAAAATAAAGACATTCCACAACTTTTTAGAGATATTTTCAAAGGAGCCTTTTTGCCATATCGCAGTCCCGAATCCCTTAGTTTATTTTTAAAAGAAATAAACGGTTTTACTTATGATAACAGTGAAAATTTAGGCAATGCCTTTGAACATTTGCTTTCAATTATGGGCAGTCAAGGCGACGCGGGGATGTTCAGAACCCCAAGACACATTATTGATTTTATTGTTGACGCGGTTGATCCGCAAAAAAATGAAAATATTTGCGATCCAGCTTGCGGATCTGCGGGTTTTCTTATTTCCGCCTACAAACACATAATAAACGCAAACACAAAAGAGAAAAAAGGCGATCTTTTATCGCCGGAAGAAAAGAAAAAACTTATTAAAAATTTTTCAGGTTATGATGTATCGCCGGATATGGTTCGTTTATCAAAAGTGAACATGTATTTTCATGGATTTCTTGACCCAACAATTTATGAATATGACACGCTTGGGCAAGAGGAAAAATGGGACGAAAGTTTTGATGTTATGCTTGCAAATCCGCCGTTTATGTCGCCAAAAGGCGGAATACGACCGCATAAAAGATTTTCCGTGCAAGCCAATCGCTCCGAAGTGCTTTTTGTGGATTATATTTTAGAGCATTTGCGTCCCAAAGGCCGCGCCGGCATTATCGTTCCGGAAGGAATTATTTTTCAATCCGCGACCGCTTATAAAGCGTTAAGAAAATTAATGATTGAAGACGGACTTTTGGCAGTTGTTTCGTTACCGGCTGGCGTTTTCAATCCATATGCCGGAGTAAAAACAAGCATTTTGTTTTTTGATAATGAAATTGCCAAGAAAACGAAAAATATTTTATTTCTGAAAATTCAAAATGACGGCTATGACCTTGGCGCGCAAAGACGAGAAATTGACAAAAACGATTTACCTTTGGCTTTGGAAATTATTAAGAAATACAAAGAGGTTCTTTCCTCCTGTCATTCCGTACTTGATACGGAATCTATAAAGAAAGAGCTGGATTCCCGTTTTCACGGGAATGACAAATGGGGAGAAATCGCTCATCTTGTCGCCAAAGAAAAAATCGCCGAAACCGGCGACTACAATCTTTCGGGCGATAGATATAAAGAAAATAATAATTTTATAAACAGAAAATGGCCAATGGTTAGTTTAGATGAAGTTATTGATTTGAATTTTGGCGTAAGAATAACTAAAAAGAATAGCGAGGGGATAGAATACCCTGTTTATGGTGGCGGTGGTGAAAGTTTTAGAACCGATACATTTAATAGAGAGGACGAACTTATTATTTCTCGTTTTGCGATGGCAGAATGGTGTGTCCGCTTTGTAAAAGGAAAGTTTTATTTATTAGATTCAGGATTTACTTTTTCCGTGAAGCCAGAAAAGAAAAATGAAGTATTGAAAGATTATATTGATAGATATTTTCTTTCAACACAACAAAGGATTTATTCCTGCGCGCGAGGTCATGCCCAGAAAAATCTTGATGTAAAACAATTCAAGTCGCTTAAAATCCCGTTTCCTCCGATTGAAGTCCAGAAAAAAATCGTTGAGCAGATTGAAGTTAAGCAAAACGCCATAGATCACGCCAAAGCAATCATCCAAAGTCTAGAGAGAGAGAGACGCTATTTTGGTCAATCACTTAGAAAATTAAAAGGTGTTGAGTTGGTGAAATTGGAAAATATTTGTGATGATTTTAGAAATGGAGTTAATTTTTCCAAAGAGCAAGTAGGAAGAGGCACAAAACTTGTGAATATTAAAGACTTATTTAACGACGGATATGTTGATGTTGAAAATTTGGAACAAGTTGAATTAAAGGATAAAGAGGTGATAAAAAACACTCTCAAAGACGACGATTTATTATTTGTTCGTTCATCAGTCAAATACGAAGGTTGCGGCTACCCATCTCTTATTAGGGTAGGAAAGGAAAATATTGTTTTTTGTGGTTTCATTATCAAATGTTCGCCAAATAAAAAGAAGGTTTATCCGAAATATTTGCTGCATCTTTTAAGGTCTGAGGAATATCGGAATCAAGTTATCATTTTATCTAACCGAGCAAATATAACAAACATATCACAGGATAGAATAAAATCAGTAAAAATTATTTTGCCGTCAATTGAAACGCAAAAGCAGTTAGCAGATGAGGTAGAAAAAGAGCAAGAATTTATAAATATAAATAAGCAGTTGATTAAAATATACGAGCAAAAAATCGCTGATGTTTTAAGTGAAATATAGTTATGTTTGAAAAAGTAATCAAGCTCAAAAAATTCGGAATATTTCGCGACTTTTCATGGTGTAGTAATACTCCAGATCTTGCTCGATTCAATTTGATTTATGGTTGGAATAAAAGTGGCAAGACGACTTTTTCGAGAATATTTTCTACTTGCGAAAAAAAGACGACAGAATTTAACCAATACCCGAAAGACAAAGAAGGAAATTTGGGCGAATTTGAGATAAAGTTAAATAACGGCACTACAATTAAGCATTTCGATTGCCAAAACGGGACAAAACAAATACGAGTATTCAATGAAGATTTTATTGACGAGAATGTGTCATTTGATCCATCCAATCCTAGCAATCCGATTGTTTATGTAAGCGAAGTAGATATAGAGAGTAGTAAAAAGTTGAAGGAGCTAAGAGGGAAAGCTACACTATTATCTCAAAATTTTGAAGCCTATTTGAAAGCCCGCCAAAAAAGCGAAAAGGCAGAAGATGATTTTCGAAAATCCACGGCACGCACTATCAAGGACATCGTCGGCAATCTGAAAGTTAATGATAAATACCGCGACTATGACAAGAGTGGCGTAAAGATAGCAATTGAAAATATAGGGATTGATAATTTCACCAAATTTTCTGATGAAGATTTTGAAAAAAAGAAAAAACTTATCGGTGGCGACCCACCCAATAATCAATCACTTTTTTCAAAATATGATCTTGGATTTTCATTCAATGGAAAAAATCTATCAAATTTTTCAGACATCCACGATGAAATCGCTACATTACTTAAACGCAAAGTGGTCGCGGAAACTATTGACCGTCTAAAAAACGATCCCGAATTAAACAAATGGGCGCAACACGGATTCGAGCTACATAAAAACAAAGATGAAAAGAAAAAGTGTTTGTTTTGCCAAAATGAATTTTCCGAGGGTTTTTTAGATTTGTTATCAAAACATTTCAGCAACGATTACGAAAAATTACAGGACGACATAACATCGTTGATTCAGGGATTAGTTGATCTAAAAAAGGAAAAAATTATAGAGAAAATTTCGGAGCTTTATGCAGATTTACAGAGTGGCTATAAAGATATAGCCAAAAGGCTAAATGGCATTGTGGAAGAATTGAATGGCTGGATAGATGAGGTAACAAAAAAACTGAATAAGAAGCACGACAACCCGCTTTCAATGGCGGAAGCGCCAAAATCACCAAAAGATTTTAAGGAATCCTATGATAAAGCGACTGATGAGTTAAATTCTGTTATTGCTAGCCATAATTTGAAGGTCAGAAATCACGAACAAGAAGTAAAAACTGCGAAAGAGGAATTAGAGAACCACCTCATTGCCGTTGCTTTAAAAGAACTAGATTATCCAAAAATAAAAGCGGATTATGATTCAGACATTGAAACTGAGAAAAAAGCAAAAAATGCGGTGGAAGAAAATAATAAACAAATATTAATATTAGAAAAAGAAACATCCAATATCGGAAAAGCTGTTCAAAAAATAAACAAACATCTGGAAGAATTTTTTGGAAGAAAGGAAATACATCTTGAATTAGACGACTTCAAAAAGGGCTATGTTATAAAACGCGATGATGATACGGCGCACAATTTGAGTAAGGGCGAAAAAAATGCCATCGCGTTTTCCTATTTTGTTGTTAAAACCCAAGAAAAAGGATTCAAAACTGATGAAGGAA
Encoded proteins:
- a CDS encoding thrombospondin type 3 repeat-containing protein; this encodes MRKFLNVTIFLISLCAVGVSAQQASNRARTELMNAYRQYKEVNNLVLSVPTVVEVSFADQYLERDNFAVLDQFAGSYEPSYVRQETIVAENSFSIATDKIIGGASRMIDGDTRTYAEFALPENAQGSARIMLKSSQPVVSSGLTLFLDDHVALPTSVGIRAVVNGSERIVVAERSINQPTIGFPRTEARDWIVTFTFAQPLRITELRLIPENAASTKIYNLRFLAQPQRTYRIYFDPDRNVNVPVGETGNLALNKDVLVLPLLSANANPLYRAADVDADGVIDTQDNCVEISNRDQRDINHNGRGDVCDDYDRDGLINSKDNCPENANRSQADTDGDGKGDACDAEESRITERNPWLPWAGIVFAALVVAVLLFITVRMPTDDKKPLQRK
- a CDS encoding NYN domain-containing protein; the encoded protein is MVLKENNFAYIDAANLHKGVASLGWQLDYAKFRRWLFEKYGVRAAYLFIGLIAKYKELYKSLQEAGFTLVFKEVVYDGEGKPKGNCDADLVLQATRDAFENKFDTAVIVASDGDYAGLVKFLQEKHKLSVILSPSNEKKCSILLKRTGAKIAYINDQRSHLELA
- a CDS encoding DEAD/DEAH box helicase family protein, which encodes MQKEANARLKINALLQESGWRFFDDKKGKANIVLENNAKITKQAIDEFGNDFEKTNKGFIDFLLLDEKGFPFVVLEAKSEDKDPLDGKEQARRYAQSQNARFIILSNGNLHYLWDVERGNPTVIITFPTYESLKHFESFKPSFAALSEEKVESDYIVQTQNPNYQKDPRWIDETQRPDFIKDQDLKFLRPYQLSAIYSLQSSAKKGNDRYLFEMATGTGKTLIAGGIIKLFLKSGNAKRILFLVDRLELEDQAWKNFVRFLKSDFTCVIYKENKDDWRKAEIIVSTVQSLSFNNKYKELFSPTDFDLLISDEAHRSIGGNSRAVFEYFVGYKLGLTATPKDYLKNIDPQKVSEKDPRAWERRQLLDTYTTFGCPSGEPTFRYSLLDGVKDGYLVNPIVADARTEITTELLSEKGYSLMVENEEGIEEEQTFFQKDFERKFFSDKTNQIFCKTFLENAIKDPISGEIGKSIIFCVSQNHASKITQTLNQFATALWPDKYNSDFAVQVTSNIPDSQQFPINYANNYLNGQTKWLAGYKSSKTRVCVTVGMMTTGYDCQDVMNLCLMRPIFSPTDFIQIKGRGTRKYTFSYKDADNELIKIEKDTFKLFDFFANCEYFEEKYNYDQVLKLPIKTGTGTGGGEGVDIDEVNIFNPDPLKTFSEIAVGLAGMKVDWKFFDKFESVVKNDPVVKQKYEQGDVKGAEEYVKTEIFEKPEDYFNLDKLRKSVKADRRITLKEFIEKIFGGINKFKSKDELLEDEFEKFVSIHKPENDNLLQIKNFLKCYVADQEFRTIIDNNQIQRLYTYPSFSANELNELGKYKKIVPEYVKDYVSLNTFM
- a CDS encoding virulence RhuM family protein yields the protein MKKLQPQSQIIIYKAETGETKIDVRFDGETVWLTQKLLAELFGVTVPTINEHIKNVYKEGELKESSTIRKFLIVQKEGIREVEREIDFFNLDMIISVGYRIKSSIATAFRQWATLRLREYIVKGFVIDDERLKNPDLPFDYFEELTRRISEIRASEKRFYRKITDIYATSVDYDPTDEKSTLFFKTVQNKVHYAITGSTAAEIIASRVDSKKTNVGLTNFRGSKPTKEEVLFAKNYLSEQELLVLNNLVEQYLVFAEGQAMQRVPMYMKDWIDKLHGFLQINNKDILKDAGKVSHELAKELAEKEYDKYYKKSLKAPSKADRDFEAFANKAMKLVSKGKKKK
- a CDS encoding N-6 DNA methylase; this translates as MNYQEIKQKIKNCRNILVGIVPSPEAQVQQITIALMYKFMDDMDKEAQEKHDAPPMFFAGEFAKYSWTKLLSPQVGNQERLNLYAEAIEKMNENKDIPQLFRDIFKGAFLPYRSPESLSLFLKEINGFTYDNSENLGNAFEHLLSIMGSQGDAGMFRTPRHIIDFIVDAVDPQKNENICDPACGSAGFLISAYKHIINANTKEKKGDLLSPEEKKKLIKNFSGYDVSPDMVRLSKVNMYFHGFLDPTIYEYDTLGQEEKWDESFDVMLANPPFMSPKGGIRPHKRFSVQANRSEVLFVDYILEHLRPKGRAGIIVPEGIIFQSATAYKALRKLMIEDGLLAVVSLPAGVFNPYAGVKTSILFFDNEIAKKTKNILFLKIQNDGYDLGAQRREIDKNDLPLALEIIKKYKEVLSSCHSVLDTESIKKELDSRFHGNDKWGEIAHLVAKEKIAETGDYNLSGDRYKENNNFINRKWPMVSLDEVIDLNFGVRITKKNSEGIEYPVYGGGGESFRTDTFNREDELIISRFAMAEWCVRFVKGKFYLLDSGFTFSVKPEKKNEVLKDYIDRYFLSTQQRIYSCARGHAQKNLDVKQFKSLKIPFPPIEVQKKIVEQIEVKQNAIDHAKAIIQSLERERRYFGQSLRKLKGVELVKLENICDDFRNGVNFSKEQVGRGTKLVNIKDLFNDGYVDVENLEQVELKDKEVIKNTLKDDDLLFVRSSVKYEGCGYPSLIRVGKENIVFCGFIIKCSPNKKKVYPKYLLHLLRSEEYRNQVIILSNRANITNISQDRIKSVKIILPSIETQKQLADEVEKEQEFININKQLIKIYEQKIADVLSEI
- a CDS encoding AAA family ATPase, whose protein sequence is MFEKVIKLKKFGIFRDFSWCSNTPDLARFNLIYGWNKSGKTTFSRIFSTCEKKTTEFNQYPKDKEGNLGEFEIKLNNGTTIKHFDCQNGTKQIRVFNEDFIDENVSFDPSNPSNPIVYVSEVDIESSKKLKELRGKATLLSQNFEAYLKARQKSEKAEDDFRKSTARTIKDIVGNLKVNDKYRDYDKSGVKIAIENIGIDNFTKFSDEDFEKKKKLIGGDPPNNQSLFSKYDLGFSFNGKNLSNFSDIHDEIATLLKRKVVAETIDRLKNDPELNKWAQHGFELHKNKDEKKKCLFCQNEFSEGFLDLLSKHFSNDYEKLQDDITSLIQGLVDLKKEKIIEKISELYADLQSGYKDIAKRLNGIVEELNGWIDEVTKKLNKKHDNPLSMAEAPKSPKDFKESYDKATDELNSVIASHNLKVRNHEQEVKTAKEELENHLIAVALKELDYPKIKADYDSDIETEKKAKNAVEENNKQILILEKETSNIGKAVQKINKHLEEFFGRKEIHLELDDFKKGYVIKRDDDTAHNLSKGEKNAIAFSYFVVKTQEKGFKTDEGIIVIDDPISSFDSNFIYHCFSLIKSHFKESEQLIVSTHNFEFFNLVKDWFEQKNRKVESDNKKIANELDKKPTPCEFFMIENTVENEKRCASIVPLEETLRKFKSEYHFLFSRLNQFIAAGSPNYADFYTIGNIARRFLEIYINFKIPTTGDLKSRVDQLDTQTVSDTEKDKVYRLIQEFSHGLDPVSTIEHKDKSEIQGAIKVLLKMVEESDNKHFESLKSTL